In Heteronotia binoei isolate CCM8104 ecotype False Entrance Well chromosome 1, APGP_CSIRO_Hbin_v1, whole genome shotgun sequence, the genomic window cttcagtcttttagtgcagccctatactacgCTGTACCTAATAAtgagctgatgatcactaccaccttgcctcttcattgtgttgaacccactatattataaaaacaaaaataacaacattaaataatgcacatGCAGaatggaggagattggatttgtaccctgcttttcactccaagtggcttacaatctctttcccttcccacaacagatatcctgtgagataggtggggctggcagagctctgagagaacggtgactgacccaaggtcacatcagcaggtgcatgtgaaggagtggggaatcaaacctgggtctcccagattagagtctgcgctcataaccactacaccacactggctatgcATATTATGCATAGAGTCTCCAGAGCACAGGGCAATGAACACAAAGGGAGGTCCCTGCTTTTCAGAGTTTACAATCTAAAATGTGAGACAGGGAAGCCACAGAAAATGAGTAATTTTGGATGGGGAGTCATGATAATCTGTGTTGCCAACTggagactgggaaattcctggatatttggaggtAAAGCctagggagggacttcagctggGCATCATTCCAtacagtccactcttcaaagcaatcattttctccaggggaactgatctccgtcagTCTGTTAATCACATGTTCAGGAACACATGGGAGAAATCCCAGACTCTGAAAACTAAGCAATTTTATTATGATTCAACTTGAAGAATTactgtgtgtgttaagtgtcatcaagctgcttctgacttatggtgaccctacaaattaatgttctccaaaatgTCTTATCATTAGCACCAGTCCTCAGGTCTCGCAAACTGAGGGACAGGACTTCTGAGTACATCcttctcatgttgagtcttcctcttttcctggttCCCTCAACTTTTCATAACATTACTGTCTTTTCCTGAAGAACTACTAGCATATCCTAATTTAACATTGTTCAGGATAGAGATACAGTTCAGAGGACTGCATTTTTACACCATTTCTTTTTATCCTTGCTTAGCCTGACATTTGTACTAATTATGTATgtggtttttatttattaaacCTGCTTATATTCTAGCTGTCCAAAGCCTGGTCTGTGTATCCACACTTCCCTATTTCAGTCCTGCATTTAAAGAGAGGTAAGGGGAGGAGCAGCAGTTGAGCTCACCTTCTCTAAAGTGCAAAAACATGAGGGCACCAAAGATGGTTGCCACGCTCGTGAGTATGAGTGAAGCGGGAGATGTAGCAAccaggccagaggtggccaaagtgtggctcaggagccacatgaggctcttttcACATGTATTATGCAGATCTTGAAGCCCCAGCCACCatgttggctggcttggggaatcatttgtctatttaaatcctttaacttgcagctgctggaatggccttaggttagccatagctctcataggagttgtccttgaaagggcagctgctgtaagagctctctcagtcccacccacctcacagggtgtctgttgtgtggggggggcataaaggagattgtgactgctctgagactctgattcagagagaaaggcggggtataaatcttcctcctcctcctcctcctcctccgccaagCCTGCCAATGtagggggcttggagaatgcatttaaagttgctttatttctacctctcttcatctcttcctccctccctttctctctcccccctacccctctaaagttaaatgtgtTTTTCAAGCCCAATCTCACTGCTACACCagctagctggcttggctcagaggatgcatttctctctttaaatcccttctccaagccaagactgCTGGCATGGgtgcaggggagggggtttggaGAACACACTGAAACCACACatactttccacctttctttctctttcattcccctttcttccctcctatttgctttctttctacttttctttcccttccttccttccttccttccttccttcctccccctcccgccatttgctttgtttctctttctctctctcttcccccattcttcctccacccacccatctatttgctttctttccagctctttctttttttcacctttctttctctctccacctttcttcctccccttctttcacccatctatttgctttctctctccttctctccacctctttcattctttccttacatgtctctctctctcatttgtttccaattgagggagctagagaatgtttgccaaaatatatcacttaaaaaaaaaagtcaggaaACAAATAGTTCTCGTTACCTAGCAGTTCAGTTGATTACCATCAAAGATCACTTGAAGATTAAAATAAATAAGATATTATGCCAGcagctcaaggctgcttttattcttgcctaatgccctctctctctctctctgtatgtttaATAATATATAATTGGACACTGAATTGGACAGGGGAGTGGTCAGCATTTTGGAAGCTGGTGGGCCAGAGTGAGTCCGCTGTGTTCATgactttcagctctcaaacatctcacatttattctgtgtggctcttacattaagcaagtttggccacccctgaactaggaaGAGTATTTTGATAGAAAGACAGTCAAGAGTGCTGTAAGTACAAATACTTTTAGCAGGAGACATTCTTCCAGATTTGTTGGTGTCATCAGTCACAACTCAGAGGAAAAACTGAGAAGCCCAGGAAAGAGTTTCTGGTGGGCAAATACTTGAGACAGAAGTAGGACTTTTCTGAGCTTCTGGACACACAGGAGACCATTTTCTTAGTAATAGTGTCCCCCACAATTAACATTAACATAGAGGACTGAAATTTCCCACCATGTGTGTGGCACTTGTATACCTCCAATTCTTTAAATCATGCAAGGAGGCTGACAGCTGCCCCTGTCACCTCTCCCACACAATTTGGATCATGGGGTGGTGGAAGAGAGTGAATGCCACTAGTTGGGGGCCACAAGTCAGGGGGCCCGGCCCAGAAGTTGGGGGacagggcccccacaggcccccaaCGGCTATGGCctgctccaggtgtttatctgtttgtcACTAGAAGttccaaagaatctttgtttcatcattctccatgaatttgtctggtttgtgctcccatgagtttctggctgatggtaagccatacttcttgcaaagattccaatgcaacatagctgcaactattacactactactactactttaaAATTATGCCACCTTTTCGCCCAATCGTGATCCCCAAGGTtacaaacattaaaaacacattaaaatgataaaataattaaGTAAAACATACAAACACCACCAGAACCAGATAAAACAAAGTATcttctgctggcagaagacaccaATGGAGGGAGATGGAAAAATCTCCCTAAAGACAGAGTTCCAGAATCTTGGTaccatgacagagaaggccctttctttagTTGCCACCTGTATAGCTTCAAATGGCAGGGACAACCGAAGCAGGGCCTCCGAATATGGTTCtaaccatacagggctttaaaagtcaatgccagcacccaggggtcatttagtagaaaaagaggtgccagagctcattagcacaactcctttgcatatgccacacaaccctgacatcatcggaaggtgtactaaattatatccgctcagcagttaccttaaaatgcttcttgagttataattgtcataataaaaccttactgcattcatacttcttaaattactttctcctatgtggctgcaGTGCATGattatttccatctgtctgcttatatgttttggttactttCCCATATTTTtagtgggggaaaatattagaaagttttgtcagatctcagacttcagcaaaattctcacatggggtttgaacaatgaagtcCACAAGtaagtttggggggtggggcttagaaagagcacaataaaatttagaggttctggagatccactcctgtgggctcctgctcaaaatgaggcctgccagcACCTCAAATTGAGCCCAGAAGCCACCTGGAAGTCAATATGGATGGAACAAGGCTGGAGTTTTATGGTCCctccctacaacccactccagtcaacactccAGCCACAAAAGAGTGGTATGTGCAAGCCGAGAAGAAGATAACATCTTGTCTGGTCAGGCCAGACCAGAAGACTATACCCCAGAGTACAATATCACTGCATAGATTATCAATATTCACAGAAAAAGAGATCTACATACCTGGTCACTGACAGGGTTGCCATAACGCAGATTAGTGACGAAATGCTCGCAGTTCTCACTGAGCACATTGTAAGGCATCACTCTTCCCACCTCTGCCTTTGCCCTGGAGATGATCTCATACACAGGGAGTGGTAGGTATCTGCCATCGTATTTGTTATTGATTTTGTACTTGTCATTCCCCACCACTTTCAAAAGAGGATCCTTCCTCACCACTGCACGGTCAGTTGTAATAGAAAGAAGACTACCAAAGCCAGCTCCTGCGACCTCACCTtgagagcaggggggggggggaacacacaAAGCAACTTTCAGTCTAAGTAATCTGCAGTGCATCAATAAATTCCTCTATACATTTTTGTCTTCCGAGTAATTACACAAAAAGGATTTTTCTAGTGGGTAATTTGGAAAGATTACAGCATATATTTGTAAGCATTTTTAGAAACATTTTGATGCAATTAATATTTTTTTGCAATTTGAAGTTACACTGTTTTTTGAGCCAAATTTTCACTGAaattatttgcattttaaaaaaaccctagcaAGTCAGGAAGAAAAGTTTTAACTAGTTCTCAGCACTGGGAGAGTCCAtacaggccatccagtccaaccccctgcctaatacaggatcagcctatagcatccctgacaagtgtttgtccagctgatGCTTAAAGATGGCCCTGAGGGGAGgtgtttagggggaggtgtttgtgagtttcctgcattgtgcagggggttggactagatgaccgtggaggtcccttccaactctatgattctttgatggGGAATTTGTCACCTCCCTAGTGTCAAGCAATTGGATCT contains:
- the LOC132580346 gene encoding phospholipase A and acyltransferase 3-like yields the protein MSWRPEMKPKPGDLIEIERPCYQHWAIYIGDGYVVHLAPESEVAGAGFGSLLSITTDRAVVRKDPLLKVVGNDKYKINNKYDGRYLPLPVYEIISRAKAEVGRVMPYNVLSENCEHFVTNLRYGNPVSDQVCRSLFL